In Callospermophilus lateralis isolate mCalLat2 chromosome 19, mCalLat2.hap1, whole genome shotgun sequence, the following are encoded in one genomic region:
- the Atf7ip2 gene encoding activating transcription factor 7-interacting protein 2 isoform X5 yields MKTLICHQIVLSLFLKDIRKTASRNFNNSPNATPEVRSVKKNLDFVIDLTTEALSNFNTEIPAPPWKSPSKAALNSKEIIPVADITAEDFDSFEHLPPLPAPPPLLSELVDKIQDTLPPQKPELKVKRVLRPMGIALTWNISEVDPRCAPVESYHLFLCHGNSANKLIWKKVGGIRAFPLPMACTLSQLSTSDKYYFTIQSKDIFGRYGPFSDIKSVPGFSTNLS; encoded by the exons ATATTAGAAAAACAGCATCAAGAAATTTCAACAATTCACCTAATGCTACACCAGAAGTCAGG AGTGTAAAGAAGAACCTTGATTTTGTTATTGATTTGACCACAGAAGCCCTGTCCAACTTCAACACAG AAATTCCAGCACCTCCCTGGAAGTCACCTTCGAAAGCTGCTTTAAATTCAAAGGAAATAATCCCAGTGGCAGATATTACAGCTGAG GATTTTGATTCCTTTGAGCACCTGCCACCtctcccagcaccaccaccactactCTCTGAACTGGTGGACAAAATCCAGGACACACTCCCTCCCCAGAAGCCAGAGCTCAAGGTGAAGCGTGTGCTGAGACCCATGGGCATCGCCCTGACTTGGAACATCAGCGAGGTCGACCCTAGGTGTGCTCCTGTGGAGAGCTACCACCTCTTCCTGTGCCACGGGAACTCAGCTAACAAGTTGATTTGGAAGAAAGTTGGAGGGATCAGAGCTTTTCCACTCCCAATGGCCTGTACTCTATCTCAGTTATCGACTTCCGACAAGTATTACTTCACTATCCAGTCGAAAGACATTTTTGGGCGATATGGACCATTTTCTGACATAAAATCTGTCCCTGGGTTTTCTACAAATCTTAGCTAA